From the genome of Procambarus clarkii isolate CNS0578487 chromosome 66, FALCON_Pclarkii_2.0, whole genome shotgun sequence:
ATGTAGACATAAGCATGAATTAACTAAAGAAAACAACTTTAAAAGCAAAATCACAAAGTCATCCTCTGATGCATGTTCATGCAATCAAAATACACATCCACATGAACTAGATTTATGTTTTACCAATAACAATCAACCTTCAGTTGATTGTGCTAACAATGTTATGACAGAGGTTGAACAAGAGATGACAAATATTCCTCATCCTGATGTTGTACGAGATGCACTAGCCACAGGCACTGTGCTAGAGTCTCAAGGAGAGGATGGACAAGGATACTTAATAGTACTACCCAAAGCTCTTGCAGAAAAAGATTATACATTAATTACTTTTCCTCCAATGCCTCTACCCAAGACACCTACTCTATCTGAATCTGTGGTATTACAAGAAAGTGAGGTATTGAGAAATGATAATTGTGACTTGCTTGTTTGGGATAATGATTTAGATTCTGTAGCGGAAGTTGCATTTGAGTCTGAAAAAGAGTTACTTCCTGTTGAAGAAATTGATAATGCTAAGAAACAAAAAAAGCAAAAGGTGTCAACAGAGGAAGAGGTTATTATACACGAACTACACACAAACAAATCTATTAAATTtcaacaaaaagaaaagaaaatggtTGATAAGAAAATAAGAGTTCCAAAATCGTATGAATGCCAACACTGTGGCAAGAATTGCAAGACATCTTCTAATTACATTATTCACATGCGCACACATACGGGAGAAAGACCATATTACTGCGATTATTGTGGAATTGGATTTAAGCAATTAGCCCATTTAAAAGCTCATGTCAGAATACATACAGGAGAAGAACCATTCAAGTGCAGTCTTTGTAATGCTGCATTTAAACAGTCTTCAAGATTAAGATCTCATCAGAGGACACAGCACATTGAAGGCAAGGTAAAGAAAAAGAAAATTATCAAGAGATGCTTTGTTAGAAATTTTTATTGTAAAATATGTGATAAAACATTTCTTGATTCTTGCTATAAAAAACAGCACATGAAAACACATGCAGATGAAACACAAAACAAATGTGCCAAATGTGATGCTATTTTCAAGACAAAAAATAGCTTGAGGAAGCACAACAAGCTTCACGTTGACAATTGGGGCATATGTGAAGTGTGTGGGTTACAGCTCAAAAGTGTTAAAGATTTAAATTTTCATAAACAAAGTTCACATAGCGATTATATTATTGGTTTAAATAAAGAGGAGTCATTTGTTTTGGATGAAATAAAGTTTGAGGGTAAATATGATGTCACATGTAGTGATGAAGTTAAAGAAAACATAATGAAACCAGTCATCACTTTAGATAATGACCAGTTAAACATTAACAAAGGTTCTATTGAAGATGATTCAAAACCTTCTGAAAATGTAAAAAATGGCAGCATCACTACAAATATTTCTAAGCAATACCAGTGTACAGTTTGTAAAAAGTTCTTCAAACAGAATTCTAATCTTAAGACACACATGAGAATGCATACAGATGAGAGACCATACAAATGCAATGACTGTGGAAGTGCATTTCGCCAAATTTCTCACCTAAAAGATCATGTGAAGATGCATACTGGTGAGAAACCTTTTAAATGTAGTGGCTGTTCTGCAGCATTTACTCAGTCTTCTGCAGTTAAGTATCACATAAAAAAGTATCACCAAGGAAAAGCCCATGTGATGAAGGAGCAAAAAAACACACATTTGCCAGACAAAGAATTTATATTCCTTGAAGAGATGGGTAATTTGAATGATGATACTGTTGTGATAAGTATTGAAAATAGTGTTTCAGTATCAATAGAGCATAAAATCTCTGAAAAAGATGCTGAAATAATGAAAGACGAGAAAAAAGAACACTGTAACAAGTGTGGAAAAGACATCCCTATTTGTTCTTTGAGAATTCACAGGTGTATACCCAATAAAAATAGACTTAAAAAATGTGAAGTGTGTAAAAGATCTTTCAGGAAAAATTACAATCATGTAAGAAAATCTATCACTGAAGAGGAGAAGCACATCTGTAGCAGATGTGCTACTCATGAAGCCTCACCAAACATTCTGATACCTAGCATAAGTTGCAAAGAAGAAACTGGTAAAGAAATTACTGGAAACCACATTGATAACACAGATCATACTGAATATCAAAGAATTTTTAATGGTAGCCATACCAAAATTGACATGAAAACATGCAATGAAAAAAGTTTTGAAATATTTAAAGGAATAAGTGAATTATCTAACTGTGTTGAATCATGTAGCAAATTAGGAGACAGTGGGAAAGACTTAAGAAGAAATAGAATTTCTGGAAATATTTGTAATATTTGTGGAAAGGTTTTTAGAAGAGCTTCAGCCCTGAAGTTTCATAAACGCATGAGCCACAGAAATAATTTTGAAGAAGAAAGTTTACCATTGAATTGCAGAGGTGACAATTTTGATTTGACAAAAGATGTGAAAGTGAAAACAAAATGTCTAAGCAAGCTTATTAAGGAAACACCTTTAAAGAAGCAAGAACTTACTAATTTTCCTCCTTTGATTAAAGAGGAGACAGAGGATATGGCCAATTTTATAATAGAATATTGCAAGTGCTCATTTTGTGGTGAAAAGTTATCAAATATATCAAAGTTGAATGAACATGTTAGTAAATTACACCCAGAAGAAAAACTGAATGAAAAACTGCAAACTGACAAGAGCAATACAAGCACTACTCCAGTGTCAAACACAAGTGTGACTCATAAGAAAAATAAAAAGacaagaaaaataaaaaatacctgTAAGAGCAGTAATGTTACAAATCCACTGGGTAGGGAGATATATTTGAATGAAAACAGTAGGTATAAATGCCAGGGATGTGAAAAGTCTTTCACTAGGGTAGCCAAGTTAAAGGATCATATGAGTAGCTGGTGTAAAGTAAAGAAAAATATCAGGGATTTATATACTGGTAATCATGCATTTATGTGAATTAAGTCAATAGTTTTTTGTGATGGAAAAATAATGTGCAGTACAGTCCCAGTATTTGTTTAAACACATCTGCAAGGAAGATGTGTAGATGGAAGATGGGAGATCATCAAGGAAGATGATCTGCAAGGAACACATTTAAACAGTGTGCGACACTTAGTTTAGTGTTGTTCTCCTGTCCCTACCATGAATGAGTTGATTGGGAACTTGTTTtaatatagtactgtactgtaacatGAATAATAGATGAGTTCATGAAagtccaaatctctcttgaaaaatatatatatttaatttaattactGACAGTTTAAACTGAAAATTATCACTAAACTAATAAATTGGGGCTCAAAATCTTTGGCTTACAAATTTGTCCTCAAGAAGCTTTAGGATGGGCACAATAATGGAGGTCCTAATACTATTTTCTAAAATGTGTTATGTTTTACTTCATAAATCAGCCTAGCAACCTTTAGAAGCAGATAATTTTGTAATTTTGTGCCTggtgttatttttattaatttcctCAGTTTTTCTCTGATTATCAATCCAGAGAAGAATATTAAATTCTTTAATTAGACTTCAATGTTGCTCCATCTTCTCATACTAGGCCTACTCTACTGTCTCATCACAACTGTCATATCCTTTCCCTTTATTTCTCAT
Proteins encoded in this window:
- the LOC123769262 gene encoding zinc finger protein 721; amino-acid sequence: MNLSNSLDFTRKKEKVVRPNTYEEKIRGCEKLNDNSKILRMFVPNAKEATPNKDFLQSTTADKTFIATNIMGSKQKRIQYSQETVNSVKSQFLENGACSSVVEDAIMKIEYPEIAHNLEADYEFLEFGIKEIVSEGKDTQTIHNTRGHKRKHIRLKSNKEFSKYICKVCGISLQTASSLRNHVMTHTGEKPHSCLYCNMTFRQSHHLTEHIRTHTGERPFECELCEDTFTTKSALKSHTKVHDEVKNYKCQICYGVFSDDLQLRIHFQKHKDKCYECSECGDKFITAARLKRHQMIHSGERPFQCEECGISFREETTLRAHMGTHLPRGPYSCSMCGEVFLRLNSLSLHKKVHNTNGTYRYVPQIIKSVQNTENSMDIILNENIYTKKCLAENSKCRHKHELTKENNFKSKITKSSSDACSCNQNTHPHELDLCFTNNNQPSVDCANNVMTEVEQEMTNIPHPDVVRDALATGTVLESQGEDGQGYLIVLPKALAEKDYTLITFPPMPLPKTPTLSESVVLQESEVLRNDNCDLLVWDNDLDSVAEVAFESEKELLPVEEIDNAKKQKKQKVSTEEEVIIHELHTNKSIKFQQKEKKMVDKKIRVPKSYECQHCGKNCKTSSNYIIHMRTHTGERPYYCDYCGIGFKQLAHLKAHVRIHTGEEPFKCSLCNAAFKQSSRLRSHQRTQHIEGKVKKKKIIKRCFVRNFYCKICDKTFLDSCYKKQHMKTHADETQNKCAKCDAIFKTKNSLRKHNKLHVDNWGICEVCGLQLKSVKDLNFHKQSSHSDYIIGLNKEESFVLDEIKFEGKYDVTCSDEVKENIMKPVITLDNDQLNINKGSIEDDSKPSENVKNGSITTNISKQYQCTVCKKFFKQNSNLKTHMRMHTDERPYKCNDCGSAFRQISHLKDHVKMHTGEKPFKCSGCSAAFTQSSAVKYHIKKYHQGKAHVMKEQKNTHLPDKEFIFLEEMGNLNDDTVVISIENSVSVSIEHKISEKDAEIMKDEKKEHCNKCGKDIPICSLRIHRCIPNKNRLKKCEVCKRSFRKNYNHVRKSITEEEKHICSRCATHEASPNILIPSISCKEETGKEITGNHIDNTDHTEYQRIFNGSHTKIDMKTCNEKSFEIFKGISELSNCVESCSKLGDSGKDLRRNRISGNICNICGKVFRRASALKFHKRMSHRNNFEEESLPLNCRGDNFDLTKDVKVKTKCLSKLIKETPLKKQELTNFPPLIKEETEDMANFIIEYCKCSFCGEKLSNISKLNEHVSKLHPEEKLNEKLQTDKSNTSTTPVSNTSVTHKKNKKTRKIKNTCKSSNVTNPLGREIYLNENSRYKCQGCEKSFTRVAKLKDHMSSWCKVKKNIRDLYTGNHAFM